A window from Methanomicrobia archaeon encodes these proteins:
- a CDS encoding tetratricopeptide repeat protein, producing MVGEEKEPEEAEEKTAEELLLIGEKCLEDGRFEDAIAVYREIINKEPTLPTTAKACNDCGVAYASLEQHEMAIGFFTAALNLKQYLMDEGIATYYNLGQVYGTLGDDKKAKECFRRGDVLKQEHKRRDDEALRIFSEVFDEG from the coding sequence ATGGTGGGAGAAGAGAAAGAGCCGGAGGAGGCGGAAGAGAAGACGGCCGAGGAATTGCTGCTGATCGGCGAAAAGTGTCTTGAGGACGGCAGATTCGAGGATGCCATAGCGGTGTACCGGGAGATCATAAATAAAGAGCCAACGCTTCCTACAACGGCTAAGGCTTGTAATGATTGCGGCGTCGCGTATGCGAGCTTGGAACAGCATGAAATGGCGATCGGGTTCTTTACGGCCGCGCTGAATCTCAAGCAGTATCTCATGGACGAAGGTATCGCGACGTACTACAATCTTGGTCAGGTTTACGGCACGCTCGGGGATGACAAGAAGGCCAAGGAGTGCTTCCGGCGTGGGGATGTGCTCAAGCAAGAACACAAACGCCGGGATGACGAGGCACTGCGTATATTCTCTGAAGTCTTTGATGAGGGGTAG
- a CDS encoding fructose 1,6-bisphosphatase yields the protein MEKITVSLIKADVGGFPGHSTVHPDLMERAKKEMKRAKKDGLLVDYHVLNAGDDLQLLMSHRKGVDSEEIHGLAWRTFEAATEVAKELKLHGAGQDLLVDAFSGNIRGMGPGIAEMEFTERGSEPLVAFMMDKTEPGAFNYPIYKIFADPFNTAGLVVDPTMHDGYIFEVWDIKERKKVFLKCPEELYALLALIGAKSKYVIKRVFPKETSPLPKDEPVAVISTEKLFFTAGKYVGKDDPVALVRSQSGLPALGEVIEPFSMPYLVSGWMRGSHNGPIMPVPVMYSQCTRFDGPPRVLAAGFQLSHGRLVGPADLFNDPAYDLARRKAGEIADYMRAHGPFEPHRLPIEEMEYTTLPNVLKKLASRFEEAE from the coding sequence ATGGAGAAAATAACCGTAAGTCTGATAAAGGCCGATGTAGGGGGATTTCCAGGGCATTCAACTGTGCATCCCGATTTGATGGAGCGGGCGAAGAAGGAGATGAAGCGGGCGAAGAAGGATGGCTTGCTTGTGGACTATCATGTCTTAAATGCTGGCGACGATTTACAGTTGCTGATGAGTCATCGTAAGGGCGTTGATTCCGAAGAGATACACGGGTTGGCGTGGCGGACGTTCGAGGCTGCGACTGAGGTAGCGAAGGAGCTCAAGCTGCATGGTGCGGGACAGGATCTGTTGGTGGATGCGTTTAGCGGGAACATCCGGGGTATGGGTCCTGGCATAGCAGAGATGGAATTCACGGAACGCGGTTCGGAGCCCTTAGTGGCGTTTATGATGGATAAGACAGAGCCGGGTGCGTTTAATTATCCCATCTATAAGATTTTCGCGGACCCCTTTAATACCGCAGGGCTCGTGGTCGACCCCACGATGCATGACGGTTACATATTTGAGGTATGGGACATAAAGGAGCGGAAGAAAGTGTTCTTAAAATGTCCTGAGGAACTGTACGCGCTGCTCGCATTGATAGGCGCGAAGAGCAAGTACGTGATCAAGCGAGTATTCCCGAAAGAGACGAGTCCGCTGCCGAAGGACGAGCCGGTGGCCGTGATAAGCACGGAGAAGTTGTTCTTTACCGCAGGTAAATACGTTGGGAAGGATGACCCGGTCGCCTTGGTGCGTTCGCAATCGGGCCTGCCCGCACTGGGCGAGGTTATCGAGCCTTTTTCCATGCCGTATTTGGTCAGTGGCTGGATGCGAGGTTCACATAACGGGCCGATCATGCCCGTTCCTGTCATGTATTCGCAATGCACACGGTTTGACGGCCCGCCACGAGTTCTTGCCGCGGGTTTCCAGCTAAGTCATGGTCGATTAGTAGGCCCTGCTGATTTGTTTAACGATCCGGCGTATGACCTTGCGAGGAGAAAGGCAGGGGAGATAGCCGATTATATGCGAGCGCACGGTCCGTTCGAGCCGCATCGGCTTCCTATAGAAGAGATGGAATATACAACTCTGCCGAACGTGTTAAAGAAGCTTGCGAGTCGGTTTGAAGAGGCGGAATAA
- the yaaA gene encoding peroxide stress protein YaaA: protein MLEEESLADNCRAIHEILESLLEYTYETPNFELPTNGIYFFYEDGEFCTHGNEKRNRIVRIGTYRVDGNFRSRINSHYRGNKNSSVFRKLLGGALIGRKDPNDRRLKQWLEQDAPSFQEIELEVTKELKEHFSFRCIPVEDKEERACLEEQLIATMAKCDKCKPSENWLGNFATDELVRKSGLWNHQHVTSKNVLTGEAIERMRELTSKNSKEKRALFLIPCCSKKKPNGDKSPWLEVRSLRKNNRLDFLDIYRHQMIDFYSNLTRDEAFNYYKNRNTGETRNKKVEKAWKKNLNTPGCGTMKAIDRYSLGKLYEKPLNEDIKDQLRDGTINNVFIVSAMMGIVHPTDLIPDYELIMNDISPNSDKVFDFWKNVFSIGKIRDYFGQFLQYDYVYCFMSEGYRKAVRNLLAGHEVYYIVCQNGQENPRVWGKVLNEVLLNGFSLPDEVRKVAETCDCKMVELNDTKTYGYGNESKKIRLPFNSENVVPIQKPKELRGVKMSKYYKIGEYLRNSQKQIETLSYDEIERILGFSLPASAYKYRAWWSRDRSGGHPHANAWLNAGWEVSPVELGRIITFRRVGKAKSPEENISISQGVQSSTTPEIGIEDIPELIRKLSKLNDEGIITKEEFEKKKKELLDRL, encoded by the coding sequence ATGCTAGAAGAAGAATCGCTTGCGGATAACTGTAGAGCTATTCATGAAATTCTCGAATCCTTGCTAGAATATACTTATGAAACCCCCAACTTCGAGCTACCTACAAATGGCATTTACTTCTTCTACGAAGATGGCGAGTTTTGCACGCACGGGAATGAAAAACGGAATAGAATTGTCCGCATAGGGACGTATCGCGTTGATGGAAATTTCAGAAGCAGGATAAATAGCCATTACAGAGGCAACAAGAATTCCAGCGTGTTTAGAAAACTTCTTGGTGGGGCTCTAATTGGGAGAAAAGACCCTAATGATAGACGGCTTAAACAATGGCTAGAGCAGGATGCTCCTTCATTTCAAGAAATAGAGTTAGAGGTTACTAAAGAGTTAAAAGAGCATTTTAGCTTCAGATGCATACCTGTTGAAGATAAAGAAGAACGAGCATGCCTTGAAGAGCAGTTAATAGCAACAATGGCGAAATGTGACAAATGTAAACCCTCAGAGAACTGGCTCGGTAATTTTGCAACAGATGAATTAGTACGAAAATCAGGGCTGTGGAATCATCAGCATGTAACAAGCAAAAATGTACTTACAGGAGAGGCAATCGAAAGAATGAGAGAGCTAACAAGCAAAAACTCAAAAGAGAAAAGAGCTCTTTTTCTTATACCTTGTTGTTCGAAGAAGAAACCAAATGGCGATAAATCCCCATGGTTAGAGGTACGTTCACTTAGAAAAAACAATCGACTGGATTTCCTGGACATCTATCGACACCAAATGATTGATTTTTATTCTAATTTAACTAGAGATGAAGCCTTCAATTATTATAAGAACCGGAATACTGGAGAAACTCGAAATAAAAAGGTTGAAAAAGCTTGGAAGAAAAACTTGAATACCCCCGGATGCGGGACAATGAAGGCAATCGATAGATACAGCTTGGGTAAGTTGTACGAAAAGCCCCTCAATGAAGATATCAAAGATCAATTAAGAGATGGAACTATCAACAATGTTTTCATCGTTTCCGCTATGATGGGGATTGTCCATCCAACGGACTTAATTCCTGATTACGAGTTAATAATGAACGATATATCCCCAAACAGTGATAAAGTGTTTGATTTTTGGAAAAATGTATTTTCAATTGGGAAAATAAGGGATTATTTTGGGCAATTCTTACAATATGACTATGTCTATTGCTTTATGAGTGAAGGATACAGGAAGGCAGTAAGGAATCTTCTAGCAGGACATGAGGTATATTATATCGTCTGCCAAAACGGTCAAGAAAATCCAAGAGTTTGGGGTAAAGTTTTGAACGAAGTGCTATTAAACGGATTTAGTTTGCCCGATGAAGTAAGAAAAGTGGCGGAAACGTGCGACTGTAAGATGGTGGAATTAAATGATACTAAAACCTACGGGTATGGCAACGAATCCAAAAAAATTAGGTTACCTTTTAATAGCGAAAACGTAGTACCTATACAAAAACCAAAAGAATTGAGGGGTGTAAAAATGAGCAAATATTACAAAATTGGAGAGTATCTAAGAAATAGTCAAAAACAGATTGAGACTTTAAGTTATGACGAAATCGAGAGAATTTTAGGATTTAGTTTGCCAGCATCAGCCTATAAATACCGGGCATGGTGGAGTCGTGATCGGAGCGGAGGACATCCCCATGCCAACGCTTGGTTAAATGCTGGCTGGGAAGTTAGTCCCGTGGAGCTTGGGAGGATTATAACATTCAGAAGAGTAGGAAAAGCGAAGTCCCCAGAAGAGAACATCTCTATCTCCCAAGGGGTACAGTCTTCAACCACTCCTGAGATAGGGATAGAAGATATACCAGAACTCATCCGAAAACTATCTAAACTAAACGATGAAGGGATAATAACAAAGGAAGAATTTGAAAAGAAGAAAAAAGAATTATTAGATAGACTCTGA
- a CDS encoding B12-binding domain-containing radical SAM protein, translated as MSDVLFVYPNTLEIPIHPEFDRYERLMLEFAAERDLIGLARGTVVPPTAMLSLSAYLTENGLTTSFTDLTVECFNGKTTEEVLITSLKKENPKVVAVNGMEDCFLSDLYTTAQIVKGFDENIAVVTGGVSATARDFEILSNSAVDFVIRGEGETSLLALSNALLRAEADFEKIRGLAFRSNDRIVRTDNPPFIDLTTLPLPDRDSYPLSVLYSLNGGIDLVYASRGCSHNCAFCNAPAFWKRQWRAREPKDVVEELAIIEGLGAKIVHIYDLNFGFDKSWVEDICEGIRREKLDIFWDCELGLIDFTKSFLRTLYDGNCRGAFCGIEAVSQSVLDSVNKGYKSHDLATYLSKAKDAGIHVDGGYVFGLPEDDVSGLKTMTRLACRLLEEELVETPAPFLFVPFKGTKIGDNLKSCGIDVVNNNTDDWHFFPPNPIASTKYASAEEVHREWVNCLTQIDDILERKLSG; from the coding sequence ATGTCTGATGTGCTCTTTGTGTATCCTAATACACTTGAAATACCCATCCATCCGGAGTTCGATAGATACGAACGATTGATGCTCGAATTTGCCGCCGAGCGGGATTTAATTGGGCTAGCGAGGGGTACTGTGGTGCCGCCAACGGCTATGCTATCACTGTCTGCATACCTGACCGAGAATGGTTTGACTACAAGTTTTACTGATTTAACCGTAGAATGCTTTAACGGGAAAACAACAGAGGAGGTTTTGATTACTTCGTTAAAGAAGGAGAACCCCAAAGTAGTAGCTGTAAACGGTATGGAAGATTGTTTTCTTTCGGATCTCTATACTACCGCGCAAATAGTAAAGGGGTTTGATGAAAACATAGCTGTGGTAACGGGCGGTGTCAGTGCAACGGCGAGAGATTTTGAGATACTGAGCAATTCCGCGGTTGATTTTGTCATTCGAGGCGAAGGTGAGACTTCGCTCCTCGCGCTTTCAAATGCCCTACTTCGCGCTGAAGCAGATTTCGAAAAAATCAGAGGACTAGCATTCAGGAGCAATGATAGAATTGTGCGAACAGATAATCCCCCCTTTATTGACCTGACGACCTTACCTTTGCCAGACAGGGATAGTTACCCCTTATCAGTGTTATATTCGCTGAACGGGGGTATAGATTTGGTATATGCAAGCAGAGGGTGCTCACATAACTGCGCTTTCTGTAATGCGCCCGCTTTCTGGAAACGGCAATGGCGAGCGCGGGAACCGAAAGATGTTGTTGAAGAACTTGCAATTATTGAAGGGTTAGGCGCGAAGATCGTGCATATTTACGACCTCAATTTTGGTTTTGACAAGAGCTGGGTAGAGGATATTTGCGAAGGAATAAGGCGAGAAAAGTTAGATATCTTCTGGGATTGCGAACTTGGATTGATTGACTTTACCAAGTCTTTCTTGAGGACCTTATATGACGGCAACTGCCGAGGCGCTTTTTGCGGTATTGAAGCAGTTAGCCAATCTGTACTGGATTCCGTTAATAAGGGCTATAAAAGTCACGATTTAGCGACCTATTTGAGTAAGGCAAAGGATGCGGGCATTCACGTGGATGGTGGGTACGTCTTTGGACTGCCCGAAGATGATGTATCAGGACTGAAGACCATGACGAGACTGGCCTGTCGGTTACTGGAAGAAGAATTGGTTGAGACTCCTGCGCCTTTTCTGTTCGTCCCGTTTAAGGGTACAAAGATTGGCGACAATCTCAAAAGCTGTGGTATTGATGTGGTCAACAATAACACCGATGACTGGCATTTCTTCCCGCCCAACCCAATCGCATCAACGAAATACGCGAGTGCCGAAGAAGTCCATCGCGAGTGGGTCAACTGTCTGACACAGATCGATGATATCTTGGAACGTAAACTGAGTGGATAA
- a CDS encoding NAD(P)/FAD-dependent oxidoreductase encodes MAHECDVLVVGAGPAGSSAARAAAAAGAHTICIDKKRAIGVPVQCGEGIGAYLFPFLPFKIPQDLLIWTLEEISLWAGGSTVTRAGRLWTTYMLNRNDFDAWLAKTAEFQGAHVLTNTELVDLEVDSNNTVTNATIRTPEGEKQIKPRVVIAGDGVDSTVLKLLGFKIDKRTTCGKVLSYELNNLRLGNPKSFQVFLGDFAPGAYAYILPKSRTTANVGAGTIVPQKKVKSCYEEFLELPQVKKQLSYGVVVADKSGWAPIRHLTDKWVYGNVLLVGDVANQNFKPFVEGIIPTLICGDQAGKTAAEFIRGKSPLDTYPNRVRDKLGTFFSESDQLIPLLYESGASTDRKEDLLRLALFANIISMKQFEKLKHEDASMIESIVEKWNRSTIRQPLANIAERLGFLYLRIASK; translated from the coding sequence GTGGCACACGAGTGTGATGTCTTGGTGGTGGGGGCAGGACCCGCAGGGAGTAGCGCGGCACGGGCGGCAGCTGCAGCAGGCGCTCACACAATTTGCATCGATAAGAAGAGAGCAATCGGCGTACCGGTGCAATGTGGTGAGGGCATTGGCGCATATCTCTTTCCATTTCTACCGTTCAAAATCCCTCAGGATCTGCTGATCTGGACGCTCGAGGAGATTTCCTTGTGGGCTGGTGGCAGTACCGTAACGAGAGCCGGGCGTCTTTGGACAACCTATATGCTGAACCGAAACGACTTCGATGCGTGGTTAGCGAAGACTGCTGAATTCCAAGGAGCGCACGTCCTCACGAACACAGAACTCGTTGATTTAGAGGTTGACAGCAACAATACCGTGACAAACGCAACGATAAGAACGCCTGAGGGTGAAAAGCAGATTAAACCACGGGTCGTTATCGCCGGGGATGGTGTTGATTCCACGGTTTTAAAGTTGTTAGGCTTCAAAATCGATAAAAGAACCACCTGCGGTAAGGTCTTGAGTTATGAACTGAACAATCTGCGCTTGGGGAATCCCAAAAGTTTCCAAGTATTCTTAGGCGATTTTGCACCTGGTGCGTACGCATATATCCTCCCGAAATCCCGCACGACGGCTAACGTCGGTGCAGGAACGATAGTACCACAGAAGAAGGTGAAAAGCTGTTATGAAGAGTTCTTAGAACTTCCTCAGGTGAAGAAACAACTGAGCTATGGAGTTGTGGTAGCAGATAAGAGTGGCTGGGCGCCGATACGCCATCTCACGGATAAATGGGTCTACGGGAACGTGCTACTGGTGGGTGATGTCGCGAATCAGAACTTTAAACCGTTTGTCGAGGGTATTATCCCGACACTAATCTGCGGTGATCAAGCGGGTAAAACGGCTGCTGAGTTCATTCGTGGTAAAAGCCCGCTGGATACGTATCCCAACCGTGTCCGGGACAAATTAGGCACGTTCTTCTCAGAGTCCGATCAGCTTATACCGCTGTTATATGAGTCGGGTGCATCCACAGACAGAAAGGAGGATTTACTCCGTCTCGCTCTATTTGCGAATATCATCTCCATGAAGCAGTTCGAAAAATTGAAACACGAGGATGCGTCAATGATAGAATCAATTGTGGAGAAATGGAATCGCAGCACAATCAGGCAACCTCTCGCTAATATTGCTGAACGATTGGGCTTTCTGTATCTCCGCATTGCAAGTAAATAA
- a CDS encoding AAA family ATPase gives MERIKTYSGRLDEQLEGGIPKGTVSLICGTPGCMKSSFAYSILYNNALKSNLKGLYITFEQEIKSLKEQMATLGMTEDSKNLTIVDHTMVDKEVGVDMRFDANSIRKVKLYLTDLVRKEDFDLVVIDPLNALYSLTTIKNPRSEIYRFFTELRALGTTSFLISEIHQGDNRFGKYGVEDFLSDAIIHLDCRRERDILERYIGVVKMRYTNHNLQYFPMFYNKNGFTIYTKEEMEL, from the coding sequence ATGGAACGAATAAAGACTTATAGTGGAAGGTTAGATGAGCAGTTAGAAGGTGGCATTCCAAAGGGCACCGTCTCGCTAATTTGTGGCACTCCCGGTTGTATGAAGAGCTCTTTTGCGTATAGCATTCTGTATAATAACGCACTGAAAAGTAACTTGAAGGGGCTGTATATAACCTTTGAACAGGAGATAAAGAGTTTGAAGGAGCAGATGGCAACGCTGGGGATGACTGAAGACAGTAAAAATCTGACTATTGTGGATCATACAATGGTTGATAAGGAAGTCGGGGTGGATATGCGATTTGACGCTAATTCGATAAGAAAGGTTAAACTTTATCTGACCGACCTTGTAAGGAAAGAAGACTTCGATTTAGTGGTTATCGACCCTCTTAATGCTTTGTACTCTCTAACAACCATTAAAAACCCCCGTAGCGAAATATACCGCTTTTTTACAGAGCTTAGAGCTTTGGGTACGACGAGTTTCCTTATTTCTGAGATCCATCAGGGGGATAATAGGTTTGGTAAATACGGCGTTGAAGACTTCCTTTCTGATGCGATCATCCATTTGGACTGTAGGCGGGAGAGAGATATATTAGAGCGCTACATCGGCGTGGTAAAAATGCGATATACCAATCATAATCTCCAATATTTCCCCATGTTTTATAACAAGAATGGATTTACCATTTACACGAAAGAAGAAATGGAGTTGTGA
- a CDS encoding response regulator: protein MADKSAVILLVEDDDAHAALITRVMEEEEAVRKIYRVSDGEEALDYLFHKGSYAKEEDSPRPDLVLLDLRLPKLDGHEVLTAIKQSDDLKVIPVVVLTTSENERDVAQAYRSHANSYLVKPLGFGEFSEMVQEVSSYWLVQNRQPQKD from the coding sequence ATGGCGGATAAGTCGGCCGTGATTTTGCTTGTCGAAGATGACGATGCGCATGCCGCGCTTATAACGCGAGTTATGGAAGAAGAGGAAGCGGTACGTAAGATTTATCGAGTCAGCGATGGCGAGGAGGCACTTGACTATCTCTTCCACAAAGGGAGTTACGCCAAGGAGGAAGACAGCCCTCGCCCTGATCTGGTTCTTCTTGACTTGCGACTACCGAAACTTGACGGTCACGAAGTGCTCACGGCGATTAAGCAATCGGACGATTTAAAGGTTATACCCGTCGTGGTACTCACCACTTCGGAAAATGAACGGGATGTAGCACAGGCATATCGCAGCCATGCCAACAGTTATCTCGTAAAACCCCTTGGCTTCGGTGAGTTCTCAGAGATGGTGCAAGAAGTAAGCTCTTATTGGCTCGTACAAAACAGACAGCCTCAGAAGGATTGA
- a CDS encoding response regulator, whose translation MKREKVLVAERSTFMRIMVTTALERLGFEVVGMAKDGEDAVTKYMELKPDITLVDIGLEGIDGIEVTRRIVKEDPAALVLILIAESIDIPDIIVEAVRAGAKGYIKKPLSETEIEKRISGALGRS comes from the coding sequence ATGAAACGGGAGAAGGTACTGGTGGCAGAGCGGTCCACTTTTATGCGTATTATGGTTACCACGGCATTAGAAAGACTTGGGTTTGAAGTTGTAGGTATGGCGAAGGATGGTGAAGATGCCGTTACGAAATATATGGAACTGAAGCCTGATATTACGCTTGTGGATATCGGGTTAGAGGGCATTGATGGCATCGAAGTAACACGTAGGATAGTAAAAGAGGATCCCGCCGCGTTGGTTCTTATACTCATCGCGGAATCTATTGATATTCCTGACATCATAGTCGAAGCGGTGCGGGCAGGAGCGAAGGGATATATAAAGAAGCCTCTCTCAGAGACTGAAATAGAGAAGCGCATAAGCGGCGCATTAGGAAGGAGCTGA
- a CDS encoding response regulator: MSEKEEERKELKILIVEDQEEHVLIIQNALEQSELKKRIWVCRDGEDALNYLYNQGDYASKEEYPKPDVILLDLRLPKIDGLEVLDRIKGDEGLKDIKVIVLTASEEGDDIVRAYKGDVKGYLLKSAFIVSKSGKMEELLDALISLG, encoded by the coding sequence ATGAGCGAAAAAGAAGAGGAACGGAAAGAGCTGAAAATATTGATTGTCGAAGATCAGGAAGAGCATGTACTAATCATACAGAATGCGTTAGAGCAGAGCGAGTTGAAGAAGCGGATTTGGGTCTGCAGAGACGGCGAGGATGCATTGAATTATCTTTACAACCAGGGCGACTACGCCTCTAAGGAGGAGTATCCAAAGCCAGACGTCATCTTACTTGACCTCCGTCTGCCGAAGATCGATGGCTTGGAAGTGTTGGATCGAATAAAGGGCGATGAGGGCTTAAAGGACATTAAGGTGATCGTTCTCACCGCGTCGGAAGAGGGCGACGACATAGTGAGGGCGTATAAAGGAGATGTCAAAGGATACCTTCTGAAGTCAGCGTTTATCGTCTCAAAGAGCGGGAAGATGGAAGAGCTTTTAGACGCGCTCATTTCGTTGGGGTGA
- the tadA gene encoding Flp pilus assembly complex ATPase component TadA, translated as MANNKFSRRGSRANKESEKAEEQAAGKATAKKQMQKALAEVKRIEKAEKLQEKAVAKKHTNTEKAKEKGDEESIAKAQSEEEEALAVLEKIRETKRGVEAELRMAIAALKGEPARVSPRVPSVASTAQREFLGAEDAPPIEPAIAAAMDKPLQELEEGVDYIELYPVNEPYAYVVITATTPPKYIVREVSLTKGEAELLKEVKTYLYETLDAVFAGLLKPEVFLRERVDHVIKEFSLDKSVSSGSMDKIMYYIYRDFIGYGKLDPLIRDKMAEDLSADGPNIPLYVFHRIYSSIETNIIFDKEELDALIYRLSQRSGRHISMAKPLLDASLPNKDRLQLSIGSEVTTRGSTFTIRKFKEIPFTPINLVEYGTFSMEIMAYLWMAVEQGANILIAGGTASGKTTVLNAIAMFIPPESKIISIEDTREINLMHQNWIPSLTRAVEEGGYAIEMYDLLRTALRQRPEYVLVGEVRGVEAHTLFQAMATGHITMSTIHAESADTVVKRLTKHPIDVPLMLLDSLDIIAIQRQVKVGDRAVRRCTKIIEVTGINFVDETLETNELFTWRPDEFEFTGESRVFVKIMEKLNMHEDELVAEFTRRRRILEGMRVKGMADFQSLNKVLQDYHVNPEETEKRILAE; from the coding sequence ATGGCAAATAATAAATTTTCGCGAAGAGGGAGCAGAGCAAATAAGGAGAGCGAAAAGGCAGAAGAGCAAGCGGCAGGAAAAGCTACAGCGAAGAAGCAAATGCAGAAAGCATTGGCTGAGGTGAAGCGGATAGAGAAAGCGGAGAAACTGCAGGAGAAGGCTGTTGCTAAGAAACACACTAATACAGAGAAGGCAAAGGAAAAAGGCGATGAGGAAAGTATTGCGAAGGCTCAATCTGAAGAGGAGGAGGCATTAGCCGTTTTAGAAAAGATACGGGAGACGAAAAGGGGCGTAGAAGCTGAGCTGAGAATGGCAATAGCCGCATTGAAGGGCGAGCCTGCAAGAGTCTCTCCAAGAGTGCCTTCAGTAGCAAGCACTGCACAACGCGAGTTCCTTGGCGCGGAGGATGCACCACCGATAGAACCTGCGATAGCAGCGGCTATGGACAAACCGCTACAGGAATTAGAAGAAGGTGTGGACTACATAGAGCTGTATCCGGTTAATGAGCCCTATGCATATGTGGTTATCACCGCAACAACCCCTCCTAAATACATCGTTCGAGAGGTCTCTCTCACAAAAGGGGAGGCTGAGCTTTTGAAAGAGGTCAAGACGTACCTTTATGAGACCTTAGATGCTGTCTTTGCAGGTTTACTGAAACCCGAGGTGTTTCTCAGGGAGAGAGTGGACCATGTAATTAAGGAATTCTCTTTAGATAAGAGCGTAAGTTCTGGGAGCATGGATAAGATAATGTATTATATCTATCGTGATTTCATCGGCTATGGTAAGTTAGACCCGCTTATACGGGATAAAATGGCTGAGGACCTCTCAGCAGACGGGCCTAATATTCCGTTGTATGTATTCCACAGGATTTACAGCTCGATAGAAACGAACATAATATTTGATAAGGAGGAATTAGATGCATTGATTTACCGCTTATCTCAGCGATCAGGGCGACACATCTCGATGGCTAAGCCACTGCTAGATGCCTCACTGCCGAATAAGGATCGGTTACAGTTGAGTATCGGGAGCGAAGTAACAACGCGGGGTTCAACGTTCACAATACGAAAATTTAAGGAGATACCCTTCACTCCGATAAACCTGGTGGAGTACGGGACGTTCTCTATGGAAATAATGGCGTATCTCTGGATGGCGGTTGAGCAAGGTGCGAACATTCTTATCGCAGGGGGTACTGCGTCGGGAAAAACAACGGTATTAAACGCAATAGCGATGTTCATACCGCCGGAAAGTAAGATCATCTCAATTGAAGATACGCGTGAGATAAATTTGATGCATCAAAATTGGATCCCTTCCTTGACGAGAGCGGTGGAAGAGGGTGGATACGCCATCGAGATGTACGACTTACTACGGACTGCACTCAGACAGAGACCGGAGTACGTTCTGGTAGGCGAAGTGCGAGGCGTCGAGGCGCATACACTTTTCCAGGCGATGGCTACCGGGCACATTACCATGTCCACGATCCATGCGGAATCTGCGGATACCGTCGTCAAACGATTGACCAAGCACCCCATTGACGTGCCGCTCATGCTCCTTGACAGCTTGGATATCATTGCAATTCAGCGACAGGTGAAAGTGGGTGATAGAGCGGTACGGAGATGCACCAAGATAATAGAAGTAACGGGAATAAATTTTGTGGATGAAACGTTAGAAACGAACGAGCTGTTCACGTGGCGACCCGATGAATTTGAATTCACGGGCGAATCGAGGGTGTTTGTCAAGATTATGGAGAAACTCAATATGCATGAGGATGAATTAGTAGCGGAGTTTACACGAAGGAGGCGGATTTTGGAGGGGATGCGAGTGAAGGGGATGGCCGACTTCCAGTCTCTTAACAAGGTCTTACAAGATTATCATGTAAATCCTGAGGAAACGGAGAAACGTATATTAGCGGAATAG